GGTGGCGCTTCGGGTGCATGCCGTCACGCAGGGTCATGTCGTGGACGGTTACTTTCTTGCCTTTGAGATTCATCTTTTTCTCCTGGGGTTCGTGCAGCGCTCAGTGCGCGCCGCAACCGGCAGTCTTGGCGACGCCGGCCGTCGCGGTCGGCGCGAGAACCAGGCGCCCGGCGAGGATTTCCTCGGCGAACATTTCGGCGGTGCGCGCACCGGCGGCGGTCATGATGTCGAGATTGCCGGCATAGGTCGGCAGGAAGTCGCCCAGGCCCTGCACCTCGAGAAAGACCGAGACGCGCTTGCCGTCGAAGACCGGGCCATTGACCAGGCGATAGCCGGGCACGTACTTCTGGACTTCCTTGATCATGGCGTGGATGGATTCGGTGATTTTGGCCTGATCCGGGGTGTCGACCGTCAGGCAATGCACGGTGTCGCGCATGATGAGCGGCGGCTCGGCCGGGTTGATGATGATGATCGCCTTGCCCTGCTCGGCGCCGCCGACCTTCTCGATGGCACCCGAGGTGGTGCGGGTGAATTCGTCGATGTTCTTGCGCGTGCCCGGCCCGGCGCTCTTCGAGCTGATCGTGGCGACGATTTCGCCGTAGCCGACCTTCTGCACGCGGGAAATCGCGGCGACCATCGGAATGGTCGCCTGCCCGCCGCAAGTCACCATGTTCACGTTCATCGCGCCCTGCCCGACCAGTTCCTTGAGATTGACCGGCGGCACGCAGAACGGGCCGATCGCGGCCGGCGTCAGGTCGATCATCAGCACGCCGAGGGCGTTCAGCTTGCGCGTGTTTTCGGCATGCACGTAGGCCGAGGTGGCGTCGAAGGCGATCTGCACTTCATCGGCCAGCACATGCGGCAGCAGGCCGTCGACACCGTCGGCGGTGACTTTCAGTCCCATCTCGGCAGCACGCTTGAGGCCTTCCGATTCCGGGTCGATGCCGACCATCCAGACCGGCTCGAG
The DNA window shown above is from Quatrionicoccus australiensis and carries:
- a CDS encoding acetaldehyde dehydrogenase (acetylating); its protein translation is MKKIKCALIGPGNIGTDLLYKLQRSPVLEPVWMVGIDPESEGLKRAAEMGLKVTADGVDGLLPHVLADEVQIAFDATSAYVHAENTRKLNALGVLMIDLTPAAIGPFCVPPVNLKELVGQGAMNVNMVTCGGQATIPMVAAISRVQKVGYGEIVATISSKSAGPGTRKNIDEFTRTTSGAIEKVGGAEQGKAIIIINPAEPPLIMRDTVHCLTVDTPDQAKITESIHAMIKEVQKYVPGYRLVNGPVFDGKRVSVFLEVQGLGDFLPTYAGNLDIMTAAGARTAEMFAEEILAGRLVLAPTATAGVAKTAGCGAH